One region of Mycolicibacterium lutetiense genomic DNA includes:
- a CDS encoding coiled-coil domain-containing protein: MTAVSKLEARRRAVEAQRRANEVRAQQDRANADDATAVRALIGRLQDVDEWQARRVAQSRQQAEAEAQRRRSRYYAEACASIKDMRERGATLAAIAELVGVDVREIRALLRSKAAKAVKKQPAARADAWRDARVDTEWPRCVRCDVLMMDPEDRPRRGRCRLYCSDTCRRDSSAARMAAERHGTPIRVVEVPRAGSATDLALTPEDSPAPVPVSALDAADIASRDERALCTLLARLTERARHKDLDRATLTAARDLAKAVYPYRA, from the coding sequence ATGACTGCTGTGTCGAAACTGGAGGCGCGTCGTCGCGCCGTCGAGGCGCAACGCCGAGCGAACGAAGTGCGAGCGCAGCAGGACCGTGCCAACGCCGATGACGCGACCGCCGTTCGGGCGTTGATCGGACGCCTGCAGGATGTGGACGAATGGCAGGCCCGTCGCGTCGCGCAGTCTCGCCAGCAAGCGGAGGCGGAGGCGCAGCGCAGGCGCAGCCGCTATTACGCGGAAGCCTGTGCATCGATCAAGGACATGCGGGAACGTGGCGCGACGTTGGCGGCTATCGCCGAGCTGGTCGGTGTTGATGTCAGAGAGATACGCGCGCTGCTGCGCAGCAAGGCGGCGAAAGCCGTTAAGAAGCAACCGGCTGCGCGCGCTGATGCATGGCGCGACGCTCGTGTGGACACGGAGTGGCCGCGGTGCGTGCGATGCGATGTGTTGATGATGGATCCTGAAGACAGGCCACGTCGCGGACGCTGCCGGCTCTACTGCTCGGACACGTGTCGGCGCGACTCATCTGCTGCACGCATGGCTGCCGAGCGCCACGGAACGCCGATCCGCGTCGTCGAGGTGCCGAGGGCCGGTTCCGCGACCGACCTCGCCCTGACGCCTGAAGATTCACCGGCTCCTGTCCCTGTCAGCGCGCTCGACGCCGCAGACATTGCCTCCCGGGACGAGCGGGCGCTGTGCACGCTGCTAGCGAGGCTCACGGAACGGGCACGGCACAAGGACCTCGACCGAGCGACTCTGACGGCGGCGCGTGATCTCGCCAAAGCTGTTTATCCGTATCGCGCCTGA